The Mesobacillus jeotgali genome window below encodes:
- a CDS encoding anti-sigma factor, whose product MNMDWTKDKEKKILFKYRFALTVKVIKVILATLFFFWLYMLVVSISYHALGLDKKHIFYSRVAMDWTQPNMQEEFGSIDSAEITPFLTQKISYPVYKMIGKEPELVGTKQLAKRLVPMYSTNQTEYLKPKTEREYNFYLPEHPKTGNKLEANEDPSVWTKLDKVHEGTVAELSFSTKKYMTPEEMLEFLKPYDLDVLWMPLYTGELKEYEESWWGSSNSVSVAPFGFTGGRDAHDGYNSTSKNLLYENLTDENKKRMLKQMKNLIENESASYRENFLGLSHLEERYDYLMKEGFQVYGAVVTGPVKELLKLKENEQIQGANLGDMSYWNWSEE is encoded by the coding sequence ATGAACATGGATTGGACTAAAGATAAGGAAAAGAAAATCCTTTTTAAATATCGATTTGCATTGACGGTGAAGGTCATTAAGGTGATTCTCGCCACACTGTTTTTCTTCTGGCTGTATATGTTGGTTGTTTCAATCAGCTATCATGCGCTTGGTCTTGATAAAAAACATATTTTTTACAGCCGGGTGGCAATGGACTGGACGCAGCCGAATATGCAGGAGGAGTTTGGCAGCATCGACTCAGCCGAGATCACACCTTTTCTTACGCAAAAAATTTCTTATCCAGTCTACAAGATGATTGGAAAAGAGCCTGAACTCGTTGGCACGAAACAATTGGCAAAACGGTTGGTTCCTATGTACTCAACAAATCAGACGGAATACCTCAAGCCTAAAACCGAGAGAGAATACAATTTTTATCTTCCAGAACATCCGAAGACAGGCAACAAGCTGGAAGCTAATGAAGATCCATCGGTCTGGACGAAGCTCGATAAGGTTCACGAAGGCACGGTTGCCGAGCTGTCCTTTTCGACGAAAAAGTATATGACACCAGAGGAAATGCTGGAGTTTTTGAAGCCATATGATCTTGATGTACTATGGATGCCATTGTATACGGGTGAATTGAAGGAGTATGAAGAAAGCTGGTGGGGCAGCAGCAACTCTGTTTCGGTTGCACCTTTCGGCTTCACGGGCGGCCGTGATGCCCATGATGGCTACAATTCAACAAGCAAGAATCTGCTCTACGAAAATCTGACTGATGAAAATAAGAAACGGATGTTGAAGCAAATGAAAAATCTTATTGAAAATGAATCAGCGAGCTACCGGGAGAATTTCCTCGGTCTCTCTCATCTTGAAGAGCGCTACGATTACCTGATGAAGGAGGGATTCCAGGTTTACGGCGCTGTCGTGACCGGTCCGGTAAAAGAATTGCTGAAGTTGAAGGAGAACGAACAAATTCAGGGGGCGAATCTCGGGGATATGTCGTACTGGAATTGGTCTGAAGAATAA